Sequence from the Gemmatimonadales bacterium genome:
AGGCCGGGTCGGCGCGGGCGGACTGCCATGCCTCCAGGGTCGCGAGTACCAGCGGCAGGAAGAGCGCGATCGCGGCCAGCAGGATCGCGAACCCTTTCACCATGCGGTCGCGGTCGAGCGCGAGGTAGTCGAAGGGCCCGTTCATCCGGTCCCCGCGGTCGAGCGCGAGCACCAGATGCTCGGCGCCGACGCCGAGCAGCGAGAATGAGGAGAGCCGCAGCGTCTCCCAGCGGTCACCGGGCGTGTGGTAGAGGAATCGTGCGATCTCCGGCCGGCGGGACACCACGCCCAGGTTGACGGCCGGGATCCCGGCGTTCACGAACGGTCCCTGGTCGGAGAGCGAGAGCCGGACAGTGCGCTGGAACCACTCGGTGACGGGGTCGACGTCGGTGGTTCGCACCGACCCAGCCGCGAACGCGTCCGCGGCGGCGTTGCGCAACCAGAGCGGCGCGAACCCTCCGCCCTGACCCACACCGGTGATGTGGATGCTGCCGCCGATGCCGTTCTCGACGTGGTCGAGCGAGATGACGGCGACGATGTCCTGCGGCCGTTCGACCAGCTGCACGTAGCTCGCGGCGCCGATGGAGCCCCACTCCTGGGCGTCGGTGGCGAGGTACGTGATCGGCCGCCGGTGTCCACGCAGCTCGAGCACGCGAGCCAACTCCATGAGCACGCCGACACCCGCCGCGTTGTCGCCTGCCGACTGGCCCGAGGTCGTCTGGCCGTCGTAGTGCGCGAGCACGACGATCGCGCCCGGGACGGCTCCGCCGCTCCGCGCGATCACGTTGCGGCCGCGGAGCGCCGTACCTCGCAAGGTGATCGGGAAGTCGCGGGCTTCGGTGACGAGGCCCAGCGCGTCGAACCGCGCCTGGATCCACCCGGCGGCGCGCCGCGAGGCGAGCGTCCCGGTCACCCGGTTCTGGAGCGAGTCGGCGAGAGTGCGTGTCGTGGCGAAAGCCGACTCGGGGGCGAAGTGCGTCGTGTCAGCAGCGACGTCGAGTCGTTGCGGAGGCGAGCCCAGGAGCCGGAACAGCAGGAACGCGGCGACCAGCGCCGCCACGAAGGTGACGGCGTCCAGCCAGGGGTGGCGGTGCAGCCGCAGGCGCGGGATGGACTTGGTGATGGGTGTGGGCATTGGGAAGCAGAATGTACGACGATGGCGGAGCCGGCTCAACCACGGCGTTAGTGATGGTGGTGTGCGTCCGCCGGAGCGCGCGCCAGCTCGTCCGCGATAAGCGAGCCTTCCGCGGCGATCTGGCCGGGCCCGGTGTAGCCGGACCAGCGGCG
This genomic interval carries:
- a CDS encoding M28 family peptidase, which encodes MPTPITKSIPRLRLHRHPWLDAVTFVAALVAAFLLFRLLGSPPQRLDVAADTTHFAPESAFATTRTLADSLQNRVTGTLASRRAAGWIQARFDALGLVTEARDFPITLRGTALRGRNVIARSGGAVPGAIVVLAHYDGQTTSGQSAGDNAAGVGVLMELARVLELRGHRRPITYLATDAQEWGSIGAASYVQLVERPQDIVAVISLDHVENGIGGSIHITGVGQGGGFAPLWLRNAAADAFAAGSVRTTDVDPVTEWFQRTVRLSLSDQGPFVNAGIPAVNLGVVSRRPEIARFLYHTPGDRWETLRLSSFSLLGVGAEHLVLALDRGDRMNGPFDYLALDRDRMVKGFAILLAAIALFLPLVLATLEAWQSARADPASRAAIRSEIVRAGSWWLVGVVGLAVLGLTVETGMLPRYELYPATVRDPFLFAVRWGPVIVTLGALVAVAFALGWLRRRAGLAAAHPLAGRAAALSTLLALAALAVAQNPFAAVTLFVLPAWLWPWIGPTRRPITSAASILVVLASAAPFLASAYIFARHLEVGTKVGYYFFLQSAYGAWSQLTTLMFVVAVLAASRLVGTATARLLPESGD